The region GAAAAGTTGATGGCAGTCTTGTGCTTTTAAAGAACCTACAAGTGCTTACTAGTTCAATCCGTCCCCAATCCATGCCACCCTTTCAACTTCGCAATTAAGACAGGGAAGGAGAAATTGCGGTCAACTCGCCTTGGGGGGTTGGTCTGAGGGTTAGAGGGCTGGAGtagggaggaggatggagagagagcgagagagcaagcCAATGAAAGATACCAAAATTTCCCACCTTTCTTAAATTCTTCCAGCATAGCGTCCAACTTGGTGTCATTGAAAACAAAGTGCAAGGGGTGGTTATAAAATTTGGTGATGGTTTTCAAGGGAGTACAGTCATCCGGATCCACGAAGGCCAAGTCTTTGACAAAGAGCAGGTCCACGATGTTGGAGCGCTCTCCCTCAAACACGGGGATGCGAGTGTAGCCGCTCTCCATGATCTCCGACATGGTGTTGAAGTCCAGAATGGCCTCGCCGGTGATCATGAAGCAGTCTCGGAGGGGAGTCATCACGTCCTCCACCGTCTTGGTGCGCAGTTCCAGCGCCCCTTGGATGATGTTCAGTTCCTCCTTCACGAGGTCGTTGTAGGGGTCAGTGACCCGGAGCATCTCCAACAGCTTTTCCCGGTTATACACCGTGCCTATCTCTTGACCCAGGACGCAGTCCAGCAGCTTGCTGACCGGGTAGGAAGCGGGGAAGGTCATCATCATGAAGAACTTGGTGAGAAAGATAGTGTTGGCCCCTACCGCCAGGCCGTGGCGGGAGCAGATGGCTTGGGGTACGATCTCCCCGAAAATGACGATGCCGATGGTGGAGACCACCACCGCCACCAGGCCGGAGCCGGCGATGTCGTCGAGCAGGATGGTGAGCGTGGTGTTGACCAGCACGTTGCCCAGCAGCAAGGAGCACAGCAGGTAGTTGCCCTGCCTGCGCACGGGCTCGATGCGCTTGGCGTAATTCTTCTCCTTCTCGGTGCCGCAGTTCTGCACGATGCGCAGTTCCATGGGGTCCAGAGCCATGAGCCCCAGGTTGAGGCCGCTGAACATGCCCGACAGGCACAGCAGCAGCGAGATGAAGATCACCTGCAGCCAGAAAGGCAGCAGGAACTTCTTCTCCTCGCCCACGATCATCTTCGTGTCCTCGCCGTCGTGGTAAATCCAGGTGGTCTCGGCCCACGGGGGCGGCGGGAGCCCGGCCACCCCCGCGCCGCCCTTGGCCCCGACGGCCCCGCTGGCGGAGCCCGGGCCGCCGGCTCCCAGGGCCGGCGTGGACAGGGACGTGCACAGGTAATAGGACTTGCTCTTCTCCATCTTGCGCAGCGGTTTGATCTCGATCTCGATGATGCCCGAGGTGCGGCGGTTCAGGATGATGTGCGGCATGATGATGATGTCTGAGGTGCGGATGCCGCAGCGCTGGGGGCCGCTGTCCGGCTCCGGCGGCGCGGGACCCCCCAGCCCGCGTTCGCCTGGCGCGTGCGGCTGCCGCTCCTGCTCCGTGAAGGCGATGCGGGACCACGTCTCGTTGTTGATGTTCTGCCCGTACACCCGCAGCTTGACCCGGGTCCGCTCGCTCACCCGCAGCGCCCCCCCTTCCATGAACGACACGTCGTTCGTGTCCTCCAGCCGCAGCCCGATGATCACCGTCTCCTCGTTCTCGCCTGCAGCCGCGCACCCACCCGCGCCGCAGCAGCA is a window of Perognathus longimembris pacificus isolate PPM17 chromosome 2, ASM2315922v1, whole genome shotgun sequence DNA encoding:
- the Cnnm2 gene encoding metal transporter CNNM2 isoform X2; this encodes MIGCGACEPEVKMAGGQAAAALPAWKMAARRSLGTRGRGVLRAAAARLLPLLLLSCCCGAGGCAAAGENEETVIIGLRLEDTNDVSFMEGGALRVSERTRVKLRVYGQNINNETWSRIAFTEQERQPHAPGERGLGGPAPPEPDSGPQRCGIRTSDIIIMPHIILNRRTSGIIEIEIKPLRKMEKSKSYYLCTSLSTPALGAGGPGSASGAVGAKGGAGVAGLPPPPWAETTWIYHDGEDTKMIVGEEKKFLLPFWLQVIFISLLLCLSGMFSGLNLGLMALDPMELRIVQNCGTEKEKNYAKRIEPVRRQGNYLLCSLLLGNVLVNTTLTILLDDIAGSGLVAVVVSTIGIVIFGEIVPQAICSRHGLAVGANTIFLTKFFMMMTFPASYPVSKLLDCVLGQEIGTVYNREKLLEMLRVTDPYNDLVKEELNIIQGALELRTKTVEDVMTPLRDCFMITGEAILDFNTMSEIMESGYTRIPVFEGERSNIVDLLFVKDLAFVDPDDCTPLKTITKFYNHPLHFVFNDTKLDAMLEEFKKGKSHLAIVQRVNNEGEGDPFYEVLGIVTLEDVIEEIIKSEILDETDLYTDNRTKKKVAHRERKQDFSAFKQTDSEMKVKISPQLLLAMHRFLATEVEAFSPSQMSEKILLRLLKHPNVIQELKYDEKNKKAPEYYLYQRNKPVDYFVLILQGKVEVEAGKEGMKFEASAFSYYGVMALTASPGENKSPPRPCGLNHSDSLSRSDRIDAMTPSLGSSNNQLNSSFLQVYIPDYSVRALSDLQFVKISRQQYQNALMASRMDRTPQSSDSENTKIELTLTELHDGLPDETANLLNEQNCVTHSKPNHSLHNEGAI
- the Cnnm2 gene encoding metal transporter CNNM2 isoform X3, giving the protein MIGCGACEPEVKMAGGQAAAALPAWKMAARRSLGTRGRGVLRAAAARLLPLLLLSCCCGAGGCAAAGENEETVIIGLRLEDTNDVSFMEGGALRVSERTRVKLRVYGQNINNETWSRIAFTEQERQPHAPGERGLGGPAPPEPDSGPQRCGIRTSDIIIMPHIILNRRTSGIIEIEIKPLRKMEKSKSYYLCTSLSTPALGAGGPGSASGAVGAKGGAGVAGLPPPPWAETTWIYHDGEDTKMIVGEEKKFLLPFWLQVIFISLLLCLSGMFSGLNLGLMALDPMELRIVQNCGTEKEKNYAKRIEPVRRQGNYLLCSLLLGNVLVNTTLTILLDDIAGSGLVAVVVSTIGIVIFGEIVPQAICSRHGLAVGANTIFLTKFFMMMTFPASYPVSKLLDCVLGQEIGTVYNREKLLEMLRVTDPYNDLVKEELNIIQGALELRTKTVEDVMTPLRDCFMITGEAILDFNTMSEIMESGYTRIPVFEGERSNIVDLLFVKDLAFVDPDDCTPLKTITKFYNHPLHFVFNDTKLDAMLEEFKKGKSHLAIVQRVNNEGEGDPFYEVLGIVTLEDVIEEIIKSEILDETDLYTDNRTKKKVAHRERKQDFSAFKQTDSEMKVKISPQLLLAMHRFLATVSA
- the Cnnm2 gene encoding metal transporter CNNM2 isoform X4 is translated as MIGCGACEPEVKMAGGQAAAALPAWKMAARRSLGTRGRGVLRAAAARLLPLLLLSCCCGAGGCAAAGENEETVIIGLRLEDTNDVSFMEGGALRVSERTRVKLRVYGQNINNETWSRIAFTEQERQPHAPGERGLGGPAPPEPDSGPQRCGIRTSDIIIMPHIILNRRTSGIIEIEIKPLRKMEKSKSYYLCTSLSTPALGAGGPGSASGAVGAKGGAGVAGLPPPPWAETTWIYHDGEDTKMIVGEEKKFLLPFWLQVIFISLLLCLSGMFSGLNLGLMALDPMELRIVQNCGTEKEKNYAKRIEPVRRQGNYLLCSLLLGNVLVNTTLTILLDDIAGSGLVAVVVSTIGIVIFGEIVPQAICSRHGLAVGANTIFLTKFFMMMTFPASYPVSKLLDCVLGQEIGTVYNREKLLEMLRVTDPYNDLVKEELNIIQGALELRTKTVEDVMTPLRDCFMITGEAILDFNTMSEIMESGYTRIPVFEGERSNIVDLLFVKDLAFVDPDDCTPLKTITKFYNHPLHFVFNDTKLDAMLEEFKKGD
- the Cnnm2 gene encoding metal transporter CNNM2 isoform X1, which gives rise to MIGCGACEPEVKMAGGQAAAALPAWKMAARRSLGTRGRGVLRAAAARLLPLLLLSCCCGAGGCAAAGENEETVIIGLRLEDTNDVSFMEGGALRVSERTRVKLRVYGQNINNETWSRIAFTEQERQPHAPGERGLGGPAPPEPDSGPQRCGIRTSDIIIMPHIILNRRTSGIIEIEIKPLRKMEKSKSYYLCTSLSTPALGAGGPGSASGAVGAKGGAGVAGLPPPPWAETTWIYHDGEDTKMIVGEEKKFLLPFWLQVIFISLLLCLSGMFSGLNLGLMALDPMELRIVQNCGTEKEKNYAKRIEPVRRQGNYLLCSLLLGNVLVNTTLTILLDDIAGSGLVAVVVSTIGIVIFGEIVPQAICSRHGLAVGANTIFLTKFFMMMTFPASYPVSKLLDCVLGQEIGTVYNREKLLEMLRVTDPYNDLVKEELNIIQGALELRTKTVEDVMTPLRDCFMITGEAILDFNTMSEIMESGYTRIPVFEGERSNIVDLLFVKDLAFVDPDDCTPLKTITKFYNHPLHFVFNDTKLDAMLEEFKKGKSHLAIVQRVNNEGEGDPFYEVLGIVTLEDVIEEIIKSEILDETDLYTDNRTKKKVAHRERKQDFSAFKQTDSEMKVKISPQLLLAMHRFLATEVEAFSPSQMSEKILLRLLKHPNVIQELKYDEKNKKAPEYYLYQRNKPVDYFVLILQGKVEVEAGKEGMKFEASAFSYYGVMALTASPVPLSLSRTFVVSRTELLAAGSPGENKSPPRPCGLNHSDSLSRSDRIDAMTPSLGSSNNQLNSSFLQVYIPDYSVRALSDLQFVKISRQQYQNALMASRMDRTPQSSDSENTKIELTLTELHDGLPDETANLLNEQNCVTHSKPNHSLHNEGAI